Proteins found in one Cobetia sp. L2A1 genomic segment:
- a CDS encoding biotin--[acetyl-CoA-carboxylase] ligase, giving the protein MTIRDLIRLLGDGGYHSGEALGEELGVSRTAVWKQLKKLEALDIPLEAVKGLGYRLAHPIELLDGQSIIEALPREARKRLTRLFVEESVDSTNTFMRERFRQGAGHAEVCLAEVQSAGRGRRGREWQTPWGRSLVFSLGWRFESGASSLEGLSLAIGVAVAELLEGEGLPARLKWPNDVLLQIQKDQPKIAGILVEVTGDVSGPCDVVIGIGLNIELPASRREGIGQPVAAVRDIIPGASRNRYAARLMESLLALLPEFEEHGFSAWQARWNQRNAFAGRDVVILRGERRDEAVAEGVDINGNLEVRMNGETVTLAGGEISLRAVS; this is encoded by the coding sequence ATGACCATCCGTGATCTCATTCGCCTGCTTGGAGATGGTGGTTACCACTCCGGAGAGGCCCTGGGCGAAGAGCTTGGGGTGTCGCGTACGGCGGTCTGGAAGCAGCTTAAAAAGCTGGAGGCGCTTGATATCCCGCTCGAGGCCGTCAAGGGGCTTGGCTATCGTCTTGCGCATCCCATTGAGCTGCTGGACGGGCAATCCATTATCGAAGCGCTGCCGCGAGAAGCGCGTAAGCGTCTGACGCGTCTGTTTGTTGAGGAGTCGGTGGATTCTACCAATACCTTCATGCGCGAACGCTTCCGACAGGGGGCTGGTCACGCTGAAGTCTGTCTGGCGGAGGTGCAGTCGGCTGGACGAGGTCGCCGCGGTCGTGAGTGGCAGACCCCTTGGGGGCGTAGCCTGGTGTTTTCGCTGGGTTGGCGTTTTGAGTCAGGTGCATCTTCTCTAGAAGGGTTGAGCTTGGCTATCGGCGTGGCCGTCGCTGAATTGTTGGAAGGCGAAGGCTTGCCGGCGCGTCTAAAGTGGCCAAATGATGTCTTGTTACAGATTCAGAAAGATCAGCCCAAGATTGCGGGGATTCTCGTCGAGGTCACCGGTGATGTGTCGGGCCCCTGTGATGTGGTAATTGGCATTGGCCTGAATATTGAGCTGCCGGCCTCTCGTCGAGAAGGCATTGGCCAGCCTGTCGCGGCCGTGCGAGATATCATTCCAGGCGCCTCACGCAATCGATATGCCGCACGCCTCATGGAATCTCTGCTGGCGCTGTTGCCGGAGTTCGAGGAGCACGGTTTTTCTGCATGGCAGGCACGCTGGAATCAGCGCAATGCCTTCGCTGGACGAGACGTAGTCATTCTGCGTGGTGAAAGACGTGATGAAGCTGTCGCGGAAGGAGTCGATATCAATGGAAATCTCGAGGTGCGTATGAATGGTGAAACTGTCACCCTTGCCGGTGGCGAGATCAGTCTGCGCGCAGTCTCATGA
- a CDS encoding DUF2339 domain-containing protein: protein MILVGALSLVMAGVLLVGYSLDQGLLGPGVRLALGLGFGVIMGLLAEWLRLRTTQSSSLTGAISGAGSLVVAASLLAGHYLLSLISLPTTLFTLALLSLWTMERARHHGPWLAALGMLGGYALPLALPVARLLDGSANLLLLCHIGVIALACRLLYQQVAMNWLYWGGLLGAVGWWLMLNPAELSILEGRMLGSIWLGAIALAYLSPWRGVLPIQANSTDQQEEAVISDEAWYPWQANVSLRRQWLAGTLLGATIALSLWCQSIESSGVVGELSNGMSWGMIGILPMLVIAWSSRRHAVLWSMLLVNVTLWLLVWATTLSQESGTEIIGWPLLISLTLLILARWQPESIARTEHLRLVGACWWALATLTPLFAWMLAIWQGVMPGNTASGTGEILLNGALPPLIWGLACWIGANRFYAREGVQLAAGLWLPAQFGIFLSLVIGLEGPSLTLALALQLLGLTACEWRWWRNSQSTARSLFSELTRLLAWGLVLRLTYEAATGRYVDLPHWPLQVFLPVLACVALASAGMRHRPRIQLWLEGVVVQLAVATPVLEIRYLLTGGEPFTGSLSLPEASLQILALAGVAAGYTWRAKGARSDVSLYRWLAMGVGSLTIIAWCSAVLLAFNPLWYPDSMGAWPILNWLLPAYGIPALGAAFAWHLLSQGSRLRRLCEGFGLLSGGLWVGLNLRHHWHGEELGLWHGVVQAELYTYSLALLCIAAALVVSGAKLQQQHWQRVGQGVLILAVIKVGAWDTATLEGLWRAGSWLGLGTALMLLAGLFRRLAGAGSGDK, encoded by the coding sequence ATGATCCTCGTCGGCGCCTTGTCGCTAGTGATGGCAGGCGTTCTATTAGTAGGCTACTCCCTTGATCAAGGCCTGCTAGGGCCAGGAGTACGCTTGGCATTGGGGTTAGGCTTTGGGGTGATCATGGGGTTGCTCGCAGAGTGGTTACGACTGCGAACGACTCAATCGTCGAGTTTGACTGGTGCTATCAGCGGTGCCGGTAGCTTGGTCGTGGCAGCAAGCCTACTTGCGGGCCATTATCTTCTATCGCTAATTTCGTTGCCCACCACCCTCTTCACACTTGCCTTGCTTAGCTTGTGGACGATGGAGCGAGCCCGCCATCATGGCCCATGGCTGGCTGCTCTTGGTATGTTAGGTGGCTATGCCTTGCCGTTAGCGTTACCTGTTGCGCGTTTGCTGGATGGCTCTGCAAATTTATTGTTGCTCTGCCATATAGGTGTGATTGCACTGGCATGCCGACTGCTTTATCAACAAGTGGCAATGAATTGGCTTTATTGGGGAGGGTTGTTGGGTGCCGTAGGCTGGTGGCTGATGCTGAATCCAGCAGAACTCTCGATACTTGAAGGACGCATGCTGGGGAGTATCTGGCTCGGTGCTATAGCACTTGCGTATCTGTCTCCGTGGCGAGGTGTATTGCCTATCCAGGCTAACTCCACGGATCAACAGGAAGAGGCGGTCATCAGTGATGAGGCTTGGTATCCGTGGCAGGCCAATGTCTCTCTACGTCGTCAATGGCTGGCTGGTACCTTGCTTGGCGCTACCATTGCATTGAGTTTATGGTGTCAATCCATTGAATCAAGCGGGGTGGTGGGTGAGCTGTCGAATGGAATGAGCTGGGGAATGATCGGAATATTGCCGATGCTGGTCATTGCCTGGTCATCTCGCCGTCATGCCGTGCTGTGGTCAATGCTACTGGTCAATGTCACGCTATGGTTGCTCGTATGGGCTACCACGCTGTCACAGGAAAGCGGCACTGAGATCATCGGTTGGCCGCTACTGATAAGCCTGACTCTACTGATATTGGCGCGTTGGCAGCCGGAGAGTATCGCTCGCACAGAGCATCTCCGTTTGGTAGGAGCCTGTTGGTGGGCGCTGGCCACGCTGACTCCACTATTCGCGTGGATGCTAGCTATCTGGCAGGGAGTGATGCCTGGAAATACTGCGTCGGGAACTGGCGAAATATTACTCAACGGAGCACTGCCGCCGCTGATCTGGGGGCTTGCTTGCTGGATAGGCGCGAACCGTTTCTATGCCAGGGAGGGGGTACAACTCGCTGCCGGGCTCTGGTTGCCGGCTCAGTTTGGTATTTTCCTATCGTTGGTGATTGGGCTTGAAGGCCCCTCGCTGACGTTGGCGCTGGCATTACAGCTACTCGGCCTGACGGCCTGCGAGTGGCGCTGGTGGCGGAACAGCCAATCGACTGCTCGCTCATTATTTTCCGAGTTGACGCGGCTGTTGGCATGGGGATTGGTGCTACGTCTGACATATGAGGCCGCGACGGGCCGCTATGTCGACCTGCCACATTGGCCGCTTCAGGTTTTCTTGCCGGTACTGGCCTGTGTTGCCCTTGCCAGTGCTGGCATGCGTCACCGGCCGCGCATCCAGCTTTGGTTGGAAGGCGTGGTTGTCCAGCTTGCAGTAGCGACGCCTGTGCTAGAAATCCGCTATCTGCTGACGGGCGGTGAGCCTTTCACTGGAAGCCTCTCTCTGCCGGAAGCCTCGCTACAGATTCTGGCGCTCGCGGGAGTCGCTGCAGGATATACATGGCGAGCCAAAGGGGCGAGGAGTGACGTCTCACTCTATCGGTGGCTGGCCATGGGGGTCGGCTCTCTCACGATCATCGCTTGGTGCAGCGCTGTACTGCTGGCCTTCAATCCACTTTGGTACCCCGACAGCATGGGGGCTTGGCCAATACTCAACTGGTTGTTGCCGGCCTATGGCATACCAGCGCTGGGAGCAGCATTCGCGTGGCATCTCTTGTCGCAAGGCTCTCGTTTGCGTCGTTTGTGTGAGGGCTTTGGCCTTCTGTCCGGCGGTCTTTGGGTGGGTCTGAATTTGCGTCACCATTGGCATGGAGAGGAGCTGGGACTGTGGCATGGTGTCGTACAAGCAGAGCTTTATACCTACAGTCTGGCACTGCTCTGCATAGCCGCCGCGCTAGTGGTGAGTGGAGCCAAGCTGCAACAACAACATTGGCAGCGGGTGGGGCAGGGTGTGCTGATTCTGGCAGTCATAAAGGTTGGTGCATGGGATACCGCGACGCTGGAAGGATTGTGGCGTGCAGGGTCTTGGCTTGGTTTGGGTACGGCCTTGATGCTGCTAGCGGGCCTGTTTAGGCGCCTCGCTGGAGCGGGAAGTGGTGATAAATGA
- a CDS encoding type III pantothenate kinase: MILDLDIGNTLSKWRLKDTVSSEIRSRGAVWTREEWRPGADIPDLDVVTAVRISSVARKQVLDETVTLLRDQVGAVHVARSTREALGVSCGYEEPHRLGVDRWLGALAGHHLTGGCCSVDCGSAITVDFVLPGGRHLGGFIIPGLRLMKESLKLGTRNVAIDPDSEVDSLLAPGRNTVEAVNHGIYMAAVSAVNRLYAEVCDREGVALPLLLTGGDARVVARGLRMPHALWPDMVYAGLEALYPLTAAERAGRLSGAPELPRVADLEKIRSGLALSQML; this comes from the coding sequence ATGATTCTGGATCTCGATATTGGCAACACGTTGTCCAAGTGGCGTTTAAAGGACACAGTCTCCAGTGAAATTCGTTCGCGTGGCGCGGTCTGGACGCGTGAGGAGTGGCGTCCGGGGGCAGACATTCCAGATCTTGATGTGGTGACCGCCGTGCGTATCTCCAGCGTGGCGCGCAAGCAGGTACTGGACGAAACCGTCACACTCCTGCGTGACCAGGTGGGCGCGGTCCATGTCGCGCGTTCGACGCGAGAGGCTCTCGGAGTCAGCTGCGGCTACGAAGAGCCTCATCGGCTGGGAGTTGACCGCTGGCTAGGAGCCTTGGCAGGGCATCATCTGACGGGAGGGTGTTGCAGTGTCGATTGTGGCAGCGCGATCACCGTTGATTTCGTTCTGCCCGGTGGGCGTCATCTGGGAGGCTTCATTATTCCCGGACTCCGCCTGATGAAAGAGAGTCTCAAGCTTGGGACGCGCAATGTCGCCATCGACCCGGATAGTGAGGTGGATAGTCTATTGGCACCGGGCCGCAATACGGTCGAGGCTGTCAATCATGGTATTTACATGGCTGCCGTCAGTGCAGTGAATCGCTTGTACGCTGAGGTCTGTGATCGCGAAGGTGTCGCGTTACCATTGTTGTTGACGGGAGGGGATGCGCGGGTCGTCGCGCGAGGATTGCGTATGCCGCATGCCTTGTGGCCAGACATGGTCTATGCGGGCCTGGAGGCACTGTATCCGTTGACCGCAGCAGAGCGAGCAGGGCGCCTTTCAGGGGCGCCAGAATTGCCACGAGTGGCTGATCTGGAAAAAATTCGCTCGGGGCTTGCACTGTCTCAGATGCTTTGA